The Anastrepha ludens isolate Willacy chromosome 2, idAnaLude1.1, whole genome shotgun sequence genome contains a region encoding:
- the LOC128854841 gene encoding retinol-binding protein pinta, with translation MLLHGSRKVTTCDTEPERVHVQVQHISQWLKENPNVNANSEYENLFFFLRSCKYDIERTKKKIKNFYQMRAERVEWFANRDPFLPELQELLELGVFLPVGGVDSKNRKVVIIRAAAHDPKLHSQNNVFKVSKMVLDLLLKYEPDNCGRGIVAIFDMAGVQLGHALQLNARMIKHSVESWQAYPCQPKLLEFINAPTHVNIFLNTFRLFMSPKMRSRVVVQKRLTTVECDELPKDIGGKGPSYKELAVKWKQLVEDNIDFYHENDKYKSKLVT, from the exons atgttaTTGCACGGTTCGAGGAAAGTGACCACCTGTGACACGGAGCCCGAGAGGGTTCATGTACAAGTACAACATATCTCACAATGGCTAAAGGAGAATCCTAATGTAAATGCCAATAGTGAATAtgagaatttatttttctttctaagGAGCTGCAAGTATGATATCGagcgaacaaagaaaaaaattaaaaa TTTCTACCAGATGCGTGCGGAACGTGTCGAATGGTTTGCTAACAGAGATCCGTTTTTACCGGAATTACAAGAGCTACTTGAGCTGGGCGTATTTTTGCCCGTCGGTGGTGTGGATTCAAAGAATCGTAAGGTAGTGATAATACGAGCTGCCGCTCATGATCCGAAACTACATTCCCAGAATAATGTTTTTAAG gttAGCAAAATGGTTTTAGATTTGCTACTCAAATACGAGCCAGACAATTGTGGGCGTGGCATTGTGGCCATTTTCGACATGGCCGGTGTACAGCTGGGGCATGCGCTGCAATTGAATGCAAGAATGATAAAACATTCCGTGGAAAGTTGGCAAGCCTATCCATGTCAACCGAAATTGTTGGAGTTTATCAATGCGCCGACACATGTCAATATCTTCTTGAACACCTTCAG ATTATTTATGTCACCGAAAATGCGTTCTCGTGTTGTTGTACAAAAACGTTTAACTACAGTGGAGTGCGACGAACTACCAAAAGATATAGGCGGCAAAGGACCCAGCTACAAAGAGCTTGCTGTCAAATGGAAGCAACTTGTAGAGGACAACATTGACTTTTATCATGAAAATGACAAGTACAAAAGTAAGCTGGTAACATGA
- the LOC128854842 gene encoding MOB kinase activator-like 1, translated as MEFLFGSRSSKTFKPKKNIPEGTHQYDLMKHAAATLGSGNLRNAVALPDGEDLNEWVAVNTVDFFNQINMLYGTITEFCTEESCVIMSAGPKYEYHWADGLTVKKPIKCSAPKYIDYLMTWVQDQLDDETLFPSKIGIPFPKNFLSIAKTILKRLFRVYAHIYHQHFSEVVTLGEEAHLNTSFKHFIFFVQEFNLIDRRELAPLQELIDKLTAKDERQI; from the exons ATGGAGTTTCTATT tggaTCACGTTCAAGCAAAACCTTTAAACCTAAGAAGAATATACCCGAAGGTACTCACCAATATGATTTAATGAAACATGCGGCAGCAACATTAGGTTCGGGAAATTTGCGTAATGCCGTGGCTTTGCCGGATGGTGAAGATCTCAACGAATGGGTCGCTGTAAATA CTGTCGACTTTTTCAATCAAATAAATATGTTGTATGGCACCATCACTGAGTTTTGTACCGAAGAAAGTTGTGTCATTATGTCAGCCGGTCCGAAATATGAATATCATTGGGCGGATGGACTCACCGTTAAGAAACCAATCAAATGCAGTGCACCGAAGTACATTGATTATCTTATGACATGGGTGCAAGATCAACTAGACGATGAGACATTATTTCCGTCAAAAATCGGCATACCGTTTCCAAAGAATTTTCTCAGCATAGCGAAAACTATATTAAAACGCCTATTTCGTGTATATGCTCATATTTACCATCAACATTTCTCCGAGGTCGTAACACTGGGTGAAGAGGCACACCTGAACACATCTTTCAAACACTTTATATTCTTTGTACAAGAATTCAATTTGATTGATCGCCGAGAATTGGCACCACTGCAGGAACTCATTGATAAATTAACAGCAAAAGATGAGCGGCAAATATAG